One window of the Eucalyptus grandis isolate ANBG69807.140 chromosome 8, ASM1654582v1, whole genome shotgun sequence genome contains the following:
- the LOC104457265 gene encoding peroxidase 10-like, translating to MKYSSKFSWFPCFCILFCSLFVSSQLDYKFYDDSCPNLTKLVRYGVWSAMANETRMAASILRLHFHDCLVNGCEGSVLLDDTSTIKGEKNAFANRNSARGFEVIDAIKANVEKACPAMVSCADILTLAAREAVYLTGGQFYAVPLGRRDGLSSSDSAANEQLPSPLEPLENITAKFTSKGLDMKDVVVLSGAHTIGFAQCFTFKTRLFNFGGSGKPDPALDTSFLQNLQVTCPNQDDSDTKLAALDTTSDKFDNYYFKNLINNSGLLQSDQALMGDNRTAAAVMYYSKYPFLFWRDFGASMVKMANIGVLTGQNGQIRKNCRAVN from the exons ATGAAGTACAGCTCTAAATTTTCATGGTTTCCATGTTTCTGCATCCTGTTCTGCAGCCTTTTCGTTTCCTCTCAGCTCGATTATAAGTTCTATGACGACTCTTGTCCCAATCTGACGAAACTTGTCCGGTACGGCGTTTGGTCGGCTATGGCGAACGAGACCAGGATGGCTGCGTCTATCTTGCGCCTACATTTCCACGATTGTCTTGTCAAT GGATGTGAGGGCTCGGTCCTGCTAGATGATACAAGCACAATAAAGGGAGAGAAGAATGCATTTGCCAATCGGAATTCAGCGAGAGGTTTCGAGGTCATTGATGCCATCAAGGCGAATGTGGAAAAAGCATGCCCGGCCATGGTTTCTTGTGCTGATATTCTCACTCTAGCCGCAAGAGAAGCTGTTTATTTG aCAGGAGGGCAATTTTATGCAGTGCCCTTGGGGCGCCGAGACGGTTTAAGTTCGAGCGATAGCGCCGCCAACGAGCAGCTACCTTCACCCTTGGAGCCCCTGGAAAACATCACTGCCAAGTTCACCTCTAAGGGCCTTGACATGAAGGATGTGGTAGTGCTTTCAG GTGCGCATACAATAGGCTTTGCTCAATGCTTCACGTTCAAGACGAGGCTCTTCAACTTCGGCGGCTCCGGCAAGCCTGACCCAGCACTAGACACATCGTTTCTGCAAAATCTACAAGTGACGTGCCCCAACCAGGACGACTCTGACACCAAGTTGGCTGCTTTAGACACAACATCCGATAAATTCGACAACTATTACTTCAAGAACCTCATCAACAACTCCGGGTTGCTCCAGTCGGACCAAGCCCTCATGGGCGACAACAGAACTGCCGCGGCGGTCATGTACTATAGCAAGTACCCCTTTCTGTTTTGGAGGGATTTCGGAGCGTCGATGGTAAAAATGGCCAATATCGGCGTGCTCACCGGACAGAATGGTCAGATTAGGAAGAACTGTAGGGCGGTGAACTAG